The genomic DNA cgctcgactCACACAgggtgcgcggcgcccaaACCGACCTTTCGTCCACCGCCGCGTTCCTTGCCGGGATTGTGGCGCAGGAGACGATCAAGGTGCTCACGGTGCAGTACATCCCACTCGACAATACCTGTGTCTATGACGGTGTGTCGCAGGCTATCGGCAGTATCCGACTGTAGCTACTTGTCCTCGGTAGGATCCGCCTTGACGTTCATATacacctcgccgacgatgccgagcgcctcggcacgcaggcgctgcgtctgctTCGAGACGCTTCCATCGTACAGCACACGCTCGGACACCTCGCGGATGACGCTTTCCAcctcgagcttggcgcCCTTGAAGAGCGCGCGCATGCCCTTCTCTGCTGCCtggtcctcgagctgtttcttgcgctcctccgTGATGccgtcctgctcggccttggcgagctcctcAAAGACGCTCTTtagctcgagcgccgcgcgtacCGTCGATACCGTCTCGCGCACCGTGTGGAAGGACGAGCTGGCGGCGTGGAACATACCGCCGATGCTGCCAAACATGCCAGTCGCCGCGAGGTAGTGCCGCGACTTGGCCGCGTAGATAAAGCCGACCGCATGCAGGAGCTCTACGCCGTAGTTCTCCGTTttgagctcctcggcctcgaggcgcacaaTCTCGCGGAAGCCTtggcgcacctcgtcggcctgcgtgtcgtcgccggccgtcgcgacgctctccGAGTAGATGCTGAGCTTGCGCGTGAGcttctcgacgagcgccacgacgcgctcttcgcgctgcgcgtcctTTTCCTtctgcttgcgctcctcttcGGCCTCTTTCGCGGCTTTTTGCTCGGCAGTGAGCTCCTCGTCTTTCTTGACGGGCTCCTCGCCCTCTGCCTgcttctcgagctcctccgagtcttgctgcagcgcctctttcaTCTCGCGGCCGATGCTAATCGTACCGATCTGGGTGAGCTTTCACACGTACAATGTCCTGGAAGCGCTCGCCACCAAAGAGGCCGCCAAAGACCTCTTCCGGATCAATGATCCCGTCCTCCGACGGGAggcccggcgtcgcggggcCAAACTCGTTGTACTTGTGGCGCAGTTCGGGGTCGGACAGCACCTGGtaggccgccgcgagcgcttTAAACTTTTCCTCGCCTTCGGGGTCGTTGGGGTTCTTGTCCGGGTGCAGCTTGATCGCCAGCTTGCGATACGCCTTCTTTACGTCCTCGGTCGTGGCCGTCGCCGGAATATTCAGGATATCATAGCTGGGTTAGGGGGCAGCGACGTACTAGGTCATGTCGAGCGGGCGCTCGTCCGtgccgatgcggcgcttcgccacgtcgcgcttgccgccgtcgccctTGATCTCAGCACGCACTTCGCGCAGGATCTTGGGCGCGCCAGGGGGGTCAAAGTTGCGCTGGCACGCGACACACGTCACCGAGAACGTCGTGAgcgtgctcggcatcgccgcgaccgcctcggcagTCGGCGGCAGGTACTCGACAGATGCCTTGCAGTCCGTGTACGGACATGTCACCGCAATGTACcgctccttgcggcgcgaggGGACGACCAGCCGCGCTGCTTCCTCGCCCATCGAGAAGGAACACGAAGCGAAGCGTGGAGGCCATACTTCCCATCCATCTCACCATGGACGCCTTGAACAAGTACGGGGCGATTGTACGTCGTGCGTCTCTCACACAGGACTATCAAGggcagctcctcgcggaGAAGATCAACCAGCGGCTGCTGATTTCCGGCGCAGTACGTGGACGCGCTCACCCAGATCCTTGCGTTTATCGTGGGCTACGCGTGCGATAACCTTGCGCTGACCATGTATACCTTTGGCGCGTTCTTTGCCCTGAGCCTgctcgtacgtcgcccTATTAACGCAGGTGTGTGTCCCGCCGTGGCCCATGTACAACCGCTGCCACGTCCAGTGGCTCCCGTCGACGACCCCCGCTGCATAGCCTACATAATTCCCCGATCTGTTATCGCTCTTTTCCTGCCATGGCGTCGTGTGTCGAGCAGACGAAAAAGCTCAGTAAGCAGCTGTCCAAGGCGGCTGCCGACGGGCAGACCGAGGATGTCCTGTCGCTGCTGAAGCAGCTGAAGCAGGTCGTCGAACCAACCGAAGAGATCATCCGCGTACGTTTCCCCCTCACTCACCCAGGCGACCAAGATCGGTGTCGCGGtcggcaagctgcgcacgcacacggacgcgcgcgtcgcggaccTCTCCAAGGAGCTGGTCAAGATGTGGAAGATGCAGGTGGAaaagcagcgccgcgaatCGACTACCAAGGAGAAGCCCAAGAAGGAGGAGACGCCCGCGCCCCCGCCGTCCGAGACGAAGCCGGCACCCGCGAAGCCGGTCAACATCGACTTTGAGGTGCTGAACGACAAGACGCGCAACGCGTGCCTGAAGCTGCTCTACGCGagcctcgagctcgccccGGACGCGGACGCGCAAAACGTGTACGgctgcgcgctgcgcatcgagcagtCGACCCTCGACACGATCGGCCAGGGCAACGTCAACGGAGACTACCGCGCAAAGGTCCGCAGCCTGAGCCTCAACCTGAAGGACAAAAACAaccccgagctgcgcgagcaggtgctcgacggcTCGATCTCTGCCGACGAACTCGTCGTGATGAAGTCCGAGGTACGTTCTCTCGCTCACCCCAGGACATGGCATCCAgcgcgcgcaaggccgagcgcgaaaAGCTCCAGCAGCAGAACCTGCACAACGCCaagggcgccgaggcccagGAGGCCGAGACCGACGCGTTCCAGTGCGGAAAGtgcaagcagcgcaagaCGCGTTACTACCAGATGCAGACACGGAGCGCCGATGAGCCTATGTACGTCAATCCACTAACCCCAGGACGACCTTTGTGACCTGCGTCAACTGTAACAACAAGTGGAAGTTTTGCTAGTCTGTATTGtagctcggccgcggcgcgcgtggcaATCCAAAATTTTGGCGCACAAGCCTCCCATTTTTTTTCTGCCGACGAAATGGGGCGCGACTTTCGGCCCAAAGGCAAAggcgcgcgcaaggcgccgccggcgcagcgggaTGCGTCGGATGATGACGAGCACAACGTAGCAGACGATGTactcctgcgcgaggtccaGGCGCTTGGCGGGAACAAGGACGACGTGGCGCTCATGCAGAGCAAGGGCGGCAGCGGGCCGAAACTGAGTGTACGTGTAGTGACTGACGCAGGACGCCCAGCTTTCGTCGGAACTCGCTGCGTTTATGCAGCAGGAGAACATGGCTCTGCCTGGGAAGGAGAAGCCTAGGCAGGAGCAGGGCAAGAACCTGCCCAAGGATACCAAAGGAGGGAAGGAGCAGGTAAAGgagcaggccaaggccaaggtgCCGGCGAAGGAGCAGGCGAAGGAGCAGGTGAAGGAGAacaaggccaaggagaacaaggccaaggagcaCAAGGCGAAGGAGCAGCCCAAGCAGCAGCCCAAAGAGCAGCCCAAGGAGCAGCCCAAAGCGCAAAAGCAGCAAAAGCCGCGGGAAAAGGCGCACGACTCCCAAAAGGCACAGgacgctcctgcgcgcccGGCCGGCAAGCACATGCTCTTTGacggcgagacgccgcGTGTTGTCGAGGCTGGCTCGCTCAAGCTCCTCATCGAGCCGCAGCCCGACTGGCCGGCGATCCCCCTGTCGCCCCTCGATGTGCCCCCGAACAAGATCCCAAAGACGGTGCAGGATGCGActgtcgctgcgctccatgcgctcgggcagcagacgctcgacgaggagaatgcgacgtacgcgcgcCTTGCCAATGGCGAGGGCGGCAAGAACATTacgctcggtgcgctcaCGCTCTCCGACCTGCAGtttgcgcgcacgctgctcacCTCGAGCAAAGCGAGTACGCTGTCTGACCGCATCTCTGCGGtgacgctgctgctgcagagCAGCCCCGTGCACAACCTCAAGGccctcgacacgctcatGACGATGGCCGGCAAGCCGAGCCGCGAGGAggccggccgcgcgacgcgtgcgctcgccgactggctcgcgagcggcggcggactCGGCCCCGGCAAGCTGAACTACTTCCGCGACCAGCCCCTCCTCCCCGCGGCTGCGGCTGCGTACGccagcggcacgtcgcaggcgctgcgcgtctgCACCTGCCTGTGGGCGTTTGAAGACATGCTCAAAAAGACCTACTTTGCGTTTGTGCAGCTGCTTGAGCGCCAGTCGCACGACACGCTGCTCTTTATGCGCAAGCAGGCCGTGACGCAGGTCTTTGTTTtgctgcgcgacaaggccgagcaggagcacAACCTGCTCCGCCTGCTCACCAACAAGCTCGGTGATCCCGACcggagcgtcgcgtccaAGGCGAGCACGCACCTGatggagctgctgcacgcgcaCCCTGCGATGAAAGGCATtgtcctgcgcgaggtcaGCGAAACGGTGCTGCGCTCCCAGGTCGTGAACCATGCAGGAGAGACCGGCAAGGGCAACCAGCACGCGACGTACTATGGCGTGCTCACGTTGAACCAGACGCTCTTTACGacgcaggacgcggcgatcgcAAACGAGGTCTTTACCGTCTATTTCCAGCTGTTTGACGtgtgcctcgcgcaggaggagagggaggagaaggaggacAAGTCCAAGGAGGAGCCGCGCGACAAGAAGCGCTGGCGCGACCAGCAAAAGGGCGCAGCGAACCGCGACCTGGTCAAcaaggccgcggccgaTGTCGACTCGCGCCTGCTGGCGGCGATCCTCACTGGTATCCGCCGCGTCTTTCCCTTTACCTCGAtggaggcggcggcgctcgacaagcacctcgacacgctcttCCGCATCACGCACACGCACTCGTTCAACATTGCgatccaggcgctgcagctcatCTTCCAGGTCGCGATCGGTGCCGCAAAAGACGCGAGTGCGCCCAACTTTTCGCCACACATTGCCGACCGCTACTACCGGACGCTGTACGACTCGCTGCTCGACAGCCGCctcgcgacgacgagcaagCAGGCCATGTACCTGAACCTTGTGTACAAGTCGCTCAAGGCGGATCTCGATCCGGAGCGCGTCAAGGCGTTTGTGAAGCGCATCTGCCAGATCCTCTGTGTGCAGGACCCGCCGTTTatctgcggcgcgctcgtgctcctcAGCGAGCTCTTTACCGCCGTGCCGGgcctgcgctcgatgcTCACCGACCCGGAAGAAGACGGCGTGGAGCACTTTGCGgatgccgacgaggacggcgaaacggccgcgcagcccaCGCAACGCTCGCTGTACGACGGACGCAAGCGCGATCCTCGCTTTGCGCACGCgggcgacacggcgctgtGGGACATCTTGCCGCTCCTGCACCACTTCCACCCGTCCGTCAGCCTGAATGCCaagcagctcctcgacggcgtCAAGGTCACGTCGAATGCAGACCTCACGCTGAACACGCTCATGCACTTCCTCGACCGCTTCGTCTTCCGCAACCCCAAGAAGATGTCGGCCGTGAAGGGCTCGAGCATCATGCAGCCGGCTCTCAGCGGCGACATGGACAACGAGGtgctggtgcgccgcagccacGTCCCGCTCGACTATGTCAACTCGGCCGCGTTCTGGTCGCAGCGCCCGGAGAATGTGCCGGTCGACCAGCAGTTCTTCCTGCAGTTCTTCCAGGCGAAGCagaagcgcgccggccaggACAAGCCCAAGCCAAgtgccgacgaggaggtcgataccgtgctcgacaaggagggcgcggacgaggcggacgacgccgagctcagCACCGACGATGAGCAGGAGAAGGAGATCTGGAAGGCGATGAAGGACTCGCTTCCGACcgaggacgtcgacgaggaagaggacgacgacgacgacgacgagctgctcgagcagcttggcgacgacgaggacgaggacgacgaggacgaggacgacgaggacgacgacggcgggcgcatcgaggatgatggcgacgaggacgacgagcccggAATGTtcctcgaggacgacgacgacctcgtGCCCTTCACCAActttgacgacgaggacgaggaggaggaggaggaggaggaggagaaagagcccgccgccggcaccaagcgcgcggccgaggacgaagacgaggcggcgcccgcgaGCAAGAAtcgcaagcgcgccgagcagcgccgcaagcgccgcgcacttCCCGCCTTTGCCAGCGCCGACGAATACGCGCACATGCTCGCGTCCGACGACGAA from Malassezia japonica chromosome 1, complete sequence includes the following:
- the tfs1 gene encoding transcription elongation factor TFIIS (EggNog:ENOG503NVD2; COG:K; BUSCO:EOG092645TJ); translated protein: MASCVEQTKKLSKQLSKAAADGQTEDVLSLLKQLKQVVEPTEEIIRATKIGVAVGKLRTHTDARVADLSKELVKMWKMQVEKQRRESTTKEKPKKEETPAPPPSETKPAPAKPVNIDFEVLNDKTRNACLKLLYASLELAPDADAQNVYGCALRIEQSTLDTIGQGNVNGDYRAKVRSLSLNLKDKNNPELREQVLDGSISADELVVMKSEDMASSARKAEREKLQQQNLHNAKGAEAQEAETDAFQCGKCKQRKTRYYQMQTRSADEPMTTFVTCVNCNNKWKFC
- the MAK21 gene encoding RNA-binding ribosome biosynthesis protein mak21 (EggNog:ENOG503NUH0; BUSCO:EOG092612XD; COG:J; COG:K) — its product is MGRDFRPKGKGARKAPPAQRDASDDDEHNVADDVLLREVQALGGNKDDVALMQSKGGSGPKLSDAQLSSELAAFMQQENMALPGKEKPRQEQGKNLPKDTKGGKEQVKEQAKAKVPAKEQAKEQVKENKAKENKAKEHKAKEQPKQQPKEQPKEQPKAQKQQKPREKAHDSQKAQDAPARPAGKHMLFDGETPRVVEAGSLKLLIEPQPDWPAIPLSPLDVPPNKIPKTVQDATVAALHALGQQTLDEENATYARLANGEGGKNITLGALTLSDLQFARTLLTSSKASTLSDRISAVTLLLQSSPVHNLKALDTLMTMAGKPSREEAGRATRALADWLASGGGLGPGKLNYFRDQPLLPAAAAAYASGTSQALRVCTCLWAFEDMLKKTYFAFVQLLERQSHDTLLFMRKQAVTQVFVLLRDKAEQEHNLLRLLTNKLGDPDRSVASKASTHLMELLHAHPAMKGIVLREVSETVLRSQVVNHAGETGKGNQHATYYGVLTLNQTLFTTQDAAIANEVFTVYFQLFDVCLAQEEREEKEDKSKEEPRDKKRWRDQQKGAANRDLVNKAAADVDSRLLAAILTGIRRVFPFTSMEAAALDKHLDTLFRITHTHSFNIAIQALQLIFQVAIGAAKDASAPNFSPHIADRYYRTLYDSLLDSRLATTSKQAMYLNLVYKSLKADLDPERVKAFVKRICQILCVQDPPFICGALVLLSELFTAVPGLRSMLTDPEEDGVEHFADADEDGETAAQPTQRSLYDGRKRDPRFAHAGDTALWDILPLLHHFHPSVSLNAKQLLDGVKVTSNADLTLNTLMHFLDRFVFRNPKKMSAVKGSSIMQPALSGDMDNEVLVRRSHVPLDYVNSAAFWSQRPENVPVDQQFFLQFFQAKQKRAGQDKPKPSADEEVDTVLDKEGADEADDAELSTDDEQEKEIWKAMKDSLPTEDVDEEEDDDDDDELLEQLGDDEDEDDEDEDDEDDDGGRIEDDGDEDDEPGMFLEDDDDLVPFTNFDDEDEEEEEEEEEKEPAAGTKRAAEDEDEAAPASKNRKRAEQRRKRRALPAFASADEYAHMLASDDEGNV
- a CDS encoding uncharacterized protein (COG:O; EggNog:ENOG503NXFB) codes for the protein MGEEAARLVVPSRRKERYIAVTCPYTDCKASVEYLPPTAEAVAAMPSTLTTFSVTCVACQRNFDPPGAPKILREVRAEIKGDGGKRDDVKKAYRKLAIKLHPDKNPNDPEGEEKFKALAAAYQVLSDPELRHKYNEFGPATPGLPSEDGIIDPEEVFGGLFGGERFQDIIGTISIGREMKEALQQDSEELEKQAEGEEPVKKDEELTAEQKAAKEAEEERKQKEKDAQREERVVALVEKLTRKLSIYSESVATAGDDTQADEVRQGFREIVRLEAEELKTENYGVELLHAVGFIYAAKSRHYLAATGMFGSIGGMFHAASSSFHTVRETVSTVRAALELKSVFEELAKAEQDGITEERKKQLEDQAAEKGMRALFKGAKLEVESVIREVSERVLYDGSVSKQTQRLRAEALGIVGEVYMNVKADPTEDK
- a CDS encoding uncharacterized protein (EggNog:ENOG503P7UN; TransMembrane:2 (i21-39o45-65i); COG:U); translated protein: MDALNKYGAIDYQGQLLAEKINQRLLISGAILAFIVGYACDNLALTMYTFGAFFALSLLVCVPPWPMYNRCHVQWLPSTTPAA